In one window of Ferriphaselus amnicola DNA:
- a CDS encoding DEAD/DEAH box helicase family protein, producing MSKPTIDEILAPKPEARPRIYAYSIADVAHKGLLKVGQTTRDVKQRIAEQLKTAAIENYKIELNESAERDDGSIFSDHEVRAALQKKGFEKVKLEWMRCSLKDVKTVLTELRTGQRFSGTHHETFPMRREQAEAVDKTFDYYRSIWAENKNAAPRFLWNAKMRFGKTFTAYQLAKKLVAKRVLVLTFKPAVEDAWQTDLENHVDFNGWQYLSRSSGSDPTQIDRKQPVVYFGSFQDLLGRDVVGNIKPKNEWLHTVNWDLVVFDEYHFGAWRDTAKELFEGEEEAVAKKEAKLEYAAGLEDMNEDFTVLSEKETEFLPITTKAYLYLSGTPFKALATGEFIEEQIFNWTYTDEQRAKEVFAADHPSKRNPYGALPQMRLLTYQMPDELLAIASGGEFDEFDLNSFFEASGTGKAAKFKHKSDVQKWLDIIRGGYTQKSVEHLKTGARPPFPYSDVRLLPYLQHSFWFLPNVAACHAMANLLAEKHNVFWRDYTVAVAAGAAAGIGLEALPPVRKAIGSGFDTKSITLSCGKLTTGVTVAQWSSILMLRNLKSPETYFQAAFRVQSPWWIKNPNGDNPNEEEILKPVCFVFDFAPTRALRQLSEYGIGLSPNESNPENAVKELVSFLPVLAYDGANMTQIDAGGILDIAMAGTSATLLARKWESALLVNVDNDTLRRIMENAEAMAAVERIEGWRALGDNIIETIINKSEKVKELKGKAKTGELTEKEKKELTEEEKEYKSKRKQIQEKLIKFATRIPAFMYLTDFRENTLQDVITKLEPDLFLTVTGLTVADFYLLVRLKVFNTEQMNQAVFAFRRYEDASLRYTGIESHQGLSNYGLYDTVVAID from the coding sequence CGCGACGATGGCAGTATCTTCAGCGACCATGAGGTGCGTGCAGCACTCCAGAAGAAAGGTTTCGAGAAGGTCAAGCTGGAGTGGATGCGCTGTTCGCTCAAGGATGTGAAGACCGTGCTCACCGAGCTGCGCACCGGCCAGCGCTTCTCGGGAACGCATCACGAAACCTTTCCAATGCGTCGGGAGCAGGCCGAAGCGGTGGACAAGACCTTCGACTACTACCGCTCGATCTGGGCGGAAAACAAAAACGCCGCCCCGCGCTTTTTGTGGAACGCGAAGATGCGCTTCGGCAAGACCTTCACCGCTTACCAGTTGGCCAAGAAGCTAGTCGCAAAGCGGGTACTGGTGCTCACCTTCAAACCGGCGGTGGAAGATGCCTGGCAGACCGACCTAGAAAACCATGTGGACTTCAACGGCTGGCAGTATCTCTCGCGCTCATCCGGTAGCGACCCGACGCAGATCGACCGCAAGCAGCCGGTCGTCTATTTCGGCTCCTTTCAGGATCTGCTCGGTCGTGATGTGGTCGGGAACATCAAGCCCAAGAACGAGTGGCTGCACACGGTGAATTGGGATCTGGTGGTGTTCGACGAATACCACTTCGGGGCGTGGCGTGACACCGCGAAGGAACTGTTTGAGGGCGAAGAGGAGGCCGTCGCAAAGAAGGAGGCCAAGCTCGAATACGCCGCTGGACTGGAGGATATGAACGAGGATTTCACCGTGCTCTCGGAGAAGGAAACCGAGTTCCTGCCGATCACCACCAAGGCGTATCTGTACCTCTCCGGCACACCATTCAAGGCGCTGGCGACCGGCGAATTCATAGAGGAACAGATTTTCAACTGGACCTACACCGACGAGCAACGCGCCAAGGAGGTGTTCGCCGCCGATCACCCAAGTAAGCGTAACCCCTATGGGGCGCTGCCACAGATGCGGCTGCTGACTTATCAGATGCCGGATGAACTGCTGGCGATTGCCAGCGGCGGCGAGTTTGACGAGTTCGATCTCAACTCATTTTTCGAGGCATCGGGCACAGGCAAGGCGGCAAAGTTTAAGCACAAGAGTGATGTGCAGAAGTGGCTGGACATCATCCGTGGCGGCTATACACAGAAATCGGTCGAGCACCTGAAGACCGGCGCGCGACCGCCGTTCCCGTATTCCGATGTGCGCCTGCTACCTTACCTGCAACACTCGTTCTGGTTTCTGCCTAACGTCGCGGCTTGCCATGCGATGGCGAACCTGCTGGCCGAAAAACACAATGTGTTCTGGCGCGACTACACAGTGGCCGTCGCAGCGGGCGCTGCGGCGGGGATCGGACTGGAAGCGTTGCCGCCGGTACGCAAAGCCATCGGCAGCGGATTCGACACCAAGAGCATCACGCTCTCATGCGGCAAGCTCACTACCGGCGTTACCGTGGCGCAGTGGTCATCCATCCTGATGCTGCGCAATCTCAAATCGCCCGAGACCTATTTTCAGGCGGCGTTCCGCGTGCAGTCGCCGTGGTGGATCAAGAATCCCAACGGCGACAACCCGAACGAGGAGGAGATACTCAAGCCCGTCTGCTTCGTGTTCGACTTCGCACCCACGCGCGCGCTGCGGCAACTTTCGGAGTACGGCATCGGCCTGTCACCCAACGAATCGAATCCAGAAAATGCCGTCAAGGAGCTGGTGTCCTTCTTGCCCGTGCTGGCCTACGACGGCGCGAACATGACGCAGATCGACGCGGGCGGCATCCTCGATATCGCGATGGCGGGCACTTCTGCCACGCTGCTGGCGCGCAAGTGGGAGAGCGCGCTGCTGGTGAATGTGGACAACGACACGCTGCGGCGCATCATGGAAAACGCCGAGGCGATGGCTGCCGTGGAGCGCATCGAAGGCTGGCGCGCGCTGGGCGACAATATCATCGAGACCATCATCAACAAGAGCGAGAAGGTGAAGGAACTCAAGGGCAAGGCAAAAACCGGCGAATTGACGGAGAAGGAGAAGAAAGAGCTGACCGAGGAGGAGAAAGAGTACAAATCCAAGCGCAAACAGATTCAGGAAAAGCTGATCAAGTTCGCCACCCGCATCCCGGCGTTCATGTACCTGACCGACTTCCGCGAGAACACCTTGCAGGATGTAATCACCAAGCTGGAACCAGACTTGTTCCTGACCGTCACCGGCCTGACCGTAGCGGATTTTTACTTGCTCGTTCGGCTCAAGGTGTTCAATACCGAGCAGATGAATCAGGCGGTCTTCGCCTTCCGTCGCTATGAAGACGCGTCGCTACGCTATACCGGCATAGAGAGCCACCAAGGCTTGTCTAACTATGGTCTATACGACACTGTGGTGGCAATAGATTGA